The Apodemus sylvaticus chromosome 22, mApoSyl1.1, whole genome shotgun sequence genome includes a region encoding these proteins:
- the LOC127673296 gene encoding leukocyte immunoglobulin-like receptor subfamily B member 4A — translation MMAILTGLLYLGLIVEPRTEVQAEHLPKPIIWAEPRSVIALHTPVIIWCQGSYEVQEYRLYKGRSVDPWDTQLPLETRNKAMFNIQYMTVGYAGIYKCYYKSDAGFSEHSDAMELVVTGAYGNPSLSVWPSPDVTSGVFRAFTCSSHIGFGRYILIQEGKHHLLWILDSQYQDNHSFQATFVVEAVTPKHNGTFRCYGFFKNKPQVWSNSSNPLDLVVSDAKEKSPTHTEDGK, via the exons ATGATGGCCATACTCACAGGGCTGTTGTACCTGG gTCTTATTGTGGAACCCAGGACTGAAGTACAAGCAG AACACCTCCCAAAGCCAATTATCTGGGCTGAGCCACGCTCTGTGATTGCCTTACATACACCTGTGATTATATGGTGTCAGGGTTCCTATGAGGTCCAGGAGTATCGTCTGTATAAAGGGAGAAGTGTAGATCCTTGGGACACTCAATTGCCTCTGGAAACCAGGAATAAGGCCATGTTCAACATTCAATACATGACAGTCGGCTATGCAGGTATCTATAAGTGTTATTATAAGAGTGATGCTGGATTTTCAGAGCACAGTGATGCCATGGAGTTAGTTGTGACAG GAGCATATGGAAATCCAAGCCTGTCAGTCTGGCCCAGCCCTGATGTGACCTCTGGAGTTTTCAGAGCCTTTACGTGTAGCTCACACATAGGATTTGGCAGATACATTCTGATccaggaaggaaaacaccaccTGTTATGGATCCTGGACTCACAGTATCAGGACAATCATTCATTCCAGGCTACTTTTGTTGTGGAGGCTGTTACTCCCAAACACAATGGAACATTCAGATGTTacggcttttttaaaaataaacctcaGGTGTGGTCAAACTCAAGTAACCCCCTTGACCTCGTGGTCTCAG ATGCCAAAGAGAAGTCCCCTACCCACACTGAAGATGGGAAGTGA